In one window of Chryseobacterium phocaeense DNA:
- a CDS encoding SRPBCC family protein — MQTNHQSKYQTIIKAPIDKVWDALTNPEMVKQYFFGSNQETDWNVGSKISWTGEYEGTPYVDKGVVLEYLPNEKLSYSYLSSWIVLEDRPENYLLVTYEVTQTENGTELTITQSNYDEEKAKHSTENWGVIIDGLKKLIE; from the coding sequence ATGCAAACAAATCATCAATCAAAGTATCAGACCATTATCAAAGCGCCAATTGATAAAGTATGGGATGCATTAACCAATCCCGAAATGGTAAAGCAATATTTCTTCGGTTCAAATCAGGAAACGGATTGGAATGTTGGCAGTAAAATCTCATGGACAGGGGAATATGAAGGAACACCTTACGTAGACAAAGGCGTGGTTTTGGAGTATTTGCCAAACGAGAAACTTTCGTATAGTTATTTAAGCAGTTGGATTGTATTGGAAGATAGGCCCGAAAATTATCTATTGGTGACTTATGAAGTAACCCAAACTGAAAATGGAACAGAGCTAACGATTACACAATCAAACTATGACGAGGAAAAAGCAAAACATTCTACCGAAAATTGGGGCGTTATCATAGACGGACTAAAAAAACTAATTGAATAA
- a CDS encoding TolB-like translocation protein, producing the protein MKLFGTPVILLLFISCNEKYSANLYFNAEQPSKGRASLFANGIISTHLNEYNITFSPGGNVVLFTIANNTAANRFYTIFITKKEKGKWTKPQIAQFSGQFSDADPFFDPHSDKLYFISTRPVVPGMLKLDFDIWCVEYKDGDFSLPKHLGREINSDKDELYPAISKKGNLYFSTEHGENGYDIMVSKYNNGKFLQRVGLDGFLNTKNIEFDAFVDPDEKYIIYTGMGYKDSYGSGDLYISYKKDDYWTHGTNMGKKINSVHMDQCPMVSPDGNYLFFTSFRDSQPYDDKEPMTTKIYLDILNSPFNGLGNIFWIDFQKFSD; encoded by the coding sequence ATGAAACTTTTCGGAACGCCTGTTATACTATTATTATTTATATCATGTAATGAAAAATACAGTGCAAACCTCTATTTCAATGCAGAACAGCCATCAAAAGGTAGAGCATCATTATTTGCAAATGGGATTATATCTACCCATTTAAACGAATATAACATAACTTTTTCACCAGGCGGAAATGTGGTGTTATTTACCATTGCAAATAACACTGCTGCAAATAGGTTCTACACAATTTTTATTACAAAAAAGGAAAAGGGCAAATGGACAAAGCCTCAAATCGCCCAATTCTCGGGACAATTTAGCGATGCCGATCCATTCTTTGATCCCCATAGTGATAAACTCTACTTTATATCAACAAGACCGGTAGTACCAGGAATGTTAAAATTGGACTTTGACATTTGGTGTGTAGAATATAAAGATGGGGATTTTAGCCTTCCAAAACATTTGGGCAGAGAAATCAATTCAGATAAAGACGAACTCTATCCTGCTATCTCAAAAAAGGGAAACTTATACTTTTCCACTGAACATGGAGAAAATGGTTACGATATAATGGTTTCTAAATATAACAATGGTAAGTTTCTCCAGCGAGTAGGTTTGGACGGCTTCCTTAATACCAAAAATATTGAATTTGATGCCTTTGTTGATCCTGATGAAAAATATATAATCTACACTGGGATGGGCTATAAAGATAGTTATGGAAGCGGAGACTTATATATCAGCTATAAAAAAGATGATTATTGGACACATGGAACAAATATGGGAAAGAAAATCAATTCGGTTCACATGGATCAATGTCCTATGGTTTCACCGGATGGTAATTATTTGTTTTTTACTTCATTTAGGGACAGTCAACCTTACGATGACAAAGAACCAATGACAACAAAAATATACCTCGATATATTAAACTCGCCTTTTAACGGGCTCGGTAATATTTTTTGGATTGATTTTCAAAAATTTTCCGACTGA
- a CDS encoding alpha/beta hydrolase, which produces MKISLFSLFVIFFASLTFGQKPIPEQTGVVKPFILGVIDEIQSKELNEKRILNIYLPEGYNPKDTIRYPVIYLLDGSADEDFIHIVGLVQFNSFEWVNQVPKSIVVGIATVDRRRDFTFPTNVTEDKSANPTSGHSNRFISFIEKELQPYIQEKYMTSSSKTIIGQSLGGLLATEILFKKPELFNKYIIVSPSLWWDNGSLLNQPLARFEHKDIYIGVGKEGLAPTKIPRVMEVDANVLADKIKNLKNRNVNVYFDYLPLENHATIMHQAVFNSFRLFYP; this is translated from the coding sequence ATGAAAATTTCACTGTTCTCCTTATTCGTAATCTTTTTTGCATCATTAACTTTTGGACAGAAGCCAATACCCGAACAAACAGGTGTTGTCAAACCCTTTATTCTCGGTGTGATTGATGAAATACAGTCAAAAGAACTGAATGAAAAAAGGATATTGAATATCTATCTGCCCGAAGGCTATAATCCTAAAGACACGATACGTTATCCGGTCATTTATTTACTTGATGGTTCAGCAGATGAGGATTTTATCCATATCGTAGGGCTTGTGCAGTTCAATAGTTTTGAATGGGTTAACCAGGTTCCAAAATCAATAGTAGTGGGTATCGCAACGGTGGACAGGAGAAGGGATTTCACATTCCCTACAAATGTAACTGAAGATAAAAGTGCAAATCCGACCTCAGGGCATTCCAACAGATTTATATCGTTCATTGAAAAAGAGCTGCAACCGTATATACAGGAAAAGTATATGACCAGTTCTTCAAAAACCATTATCGGGCAATCGTTAGGCGGGCTTTTGGCAACTGAAATCCTGTTTAAAAAACCGGAACTTTTTAACAAGTATATCATCGTCAGCCCCAGTTTGTGGTGGGATAATGGGTCGTTATTAAACCAACCTCTTGCTCGTTTTGAACACAAAGATATTTATATCGGAGTTGGAAAAGAAGGTTTGGCTCCCACTAAAATTCCCCGGGTAATGGAAGTAGATGCAAATGTTCTAGCTGATAAAATCAAAAACCTGAAAAACAGGAACGTGAACGTTTACTTTGATTATTTGCCACTGGAAAACCACGCAACAATAATGCATCAGGCGGTTTTCAATTCATTTAGACTTTTTTACCCATGA
- a CDS encoding alpha/beta hydrolase — MEPIKILFAHSGGGQGSKGQGSFDLVEYLKNELGDEFEILYPIIDDPEAPTYQMWKNLFTKEFKKSDQPTVLIGHSLGGSMLLKFISEEKPNLLISSLHLVATPLWGKNGWEVDDFELKENFEVELKQIKRIFLYQCKEDAIVPFNHLNFYKKAFPNSTVRVLKGTDHAFVNGLYELADDIKTNIRV; from the coding sequence ATGGAACCAATAAAAATATTATTCGCTCATAGCGGTGGTGGACAGGGAAGTAAAGGACAAGGTAGTTTTGACTTAGTAGAGTACCTAAAGAATGAATTGGGAGACGAATTTGAAATTCTTTACCCAATTATTGATGACCCAGAAGCTCCAACCTATCAAATGTGGAAAAACCTTTTCACGAAAGAGTTTAAGAAGTCAGACCAACCAACTGTCCTAATTGGACATTCATTAGGAGGTTCAATGTTACTAAAATTTATTTCAGAAGAAAAGCCAAATCTTTTGATTTCATCACTGCATTTAGTTGCAACACCTCTTTGGGGAAAGAATGGCTGGGAAGTGGACGACTTTGAACTGAAGGAAAACTTTGAAGTGGAACTCAAACAAATAAAAAGGATATTTCTCTATCAATGTAAGGAAGATGCAATTGTCCCTTTCAACCATTTGAATTTCTATAAAAAAGCATTTCCTAATTCAACCGTAAGAGTTTTGAAAGGGACAGACCACGCATTTGTGAATGGTCTATATGAATTGGCTGACGACATTAAAACAAACATTCGTGTTTAA
- a CDS encoding GNAT family N-acetyltransferase yields the protein MEIDTERLEITPLVKKDAAFIVELLNTEGWVKNIGDRNIRSKKDAREYIQKVTNNPHITYWTVKLKHGRLPIGLVTMIKRDYLPFNDVGFAFLPQFFNKGYAFEATKSVLLALISHNAFENILAISLKENIASIKLIEKLGLTFEKTIEHENNILDVYKASKEKLILSLPKTEHEVKISCHKIT from the coding sequence ATGGAAATAGATACAGAAAGACTTGAGATAACACCCTTAGTGAAAAAAGATGCAGCTTTTATTGTTGAACTTTTAAATACCGAGGGATGGGTTAAAAATATTGGAGACCGTAACATCCGTTCAAAAAAGGATGCGAGGGAGTACATCCAAAAGGTGACAAACAATCCCCACATTACTTATTGGACAGTGAAGTTAAAACATGGACGCTTACCAATCGGTCTTGTGACCATGATAAAGCGGGATTACTTACCATTCAACGATGTAGGCTTTGCTTTCCTCCCCCAGTTTTTCAATAAGGGCTATGCGTTTGAAGCCACCAAATCTGTTCTGCTGGCCTTGATAAGCCACAATGCGTTTGAAAATATCTTGGCGATCAGTCTTAAGGAGAATATAGCATCAATTAAGCTGATCGAAAAACTCGGTCTGACATTTGAAAAAACAATTGAACATGAGAATAATATACTTGACGTCTATAAGGCATCTAAGGAAAAATTGATTTTAAGTTTGCCGAAAACGGAGCATGAAGTAAAAATTTCTTGCCATAAGATAACCTGA
- a CDS encoding VOC family protein, translating to MKSKLLEMNNVGIVVENLDKAIGFFTEIGLTLEGRMIVEDEWAGRVTGLGNQSVEIAMMVTPDGHSRLELSKFLTPATISDHRTAPVNSLGYLRIMFRVNNIDELLSRLLKLGAELVGEVVNYQNVYRLCYIRGTEGLLIGLAQQLGEQTTKDILENS from the coding sequence ATGAAGAGTAAATTATTAGAAATGAACAACGTTGGTATCGTTGTAGAAAATCTTGATAAAGCAATTGGTTTTTTTACAGAAATAGGGCTTACACTGGAAGGGCGTATGATAGTTGAAGATGAATGGGCTGGCCGTGTAACTGGGCTTGGAAATCAATCTGTGGAAATTGCGATGATGGTGACACCCGATGGCCACAGTCGCCTAGAACTTTCAAAATTTCTTACTCCTGCAACAATTTCAGACCACAGGACAGCACCAGTTAATTCACTTGGCTATCTCCGTATTATGTTCAGGGTCAACAATATTGATGAACTGTTATCCAGACTTTTGAAACTCGGTGCTGAACTCGTTGGAGAAGTGGTAAACTACCAGAACGTCTATCGGCTATGTTATATAAGAGGAACAGAAGGGCTTCTGATTGGATTAGCCCAGCAACTTGGTGAGCAAACAACGA